Proteins from a single region of Candidatus Parcubacteria bacterium:
- the tuf gene encoding elongation factor Tu (Derived by automated computational analysis using gene prediction method: Protein Homology. GO_function: GO:0003746 - translation elongation factor activity [Evidence IEA]; GO_process: GO:0006414 - translational elongation [Evidence IEA]), translating into MAEKFDRSKPHVNIGTIGHVDHGKTTLTAAMLAVFGAHGLSASKKDVKEIDSAPEEKDRGITISTTHVEYESTNRHYAHVDCPGHADYVKNMITGAAQMDGAILVVSATDGPMPQTREHILLARQVGVPYIIVFLNKCDMVEDKELIDLVEEEVRDLLNKYEFPGAETPIIRGSALKALENPSGPDSEPVMKLMEAIDSYIPTPTRDTEHPFLMPIEDIFSIEGRGTVVTGRIERGVIKVGDEVEIVGLMDTKKTTVTGIEMFNKSLDQGEAGDNAGLLLRGTKKDEVERGQVLCKTGSITPHSEFEAQVFVLSKEEGGRHKPFFNGYKPQFYIRTTDVTGEVELPAGTDMVMPGDTVSFKVKLISPVALEEKQKFAIREGGRTVGAGVVTKIIK; encoded by the coding sequence ATGGCAGAAAAATTTGATCGTTCCAAGCCACACGTCAACATTGGTACTATTGGCCACGTTGACCACGGCAAAACCACTTTAACCGCAGCGATGTTAGCGGTGTTTGGAGCGCACGGCTTAAGTGCTTCCAAAAAAGATGTCAAAGAAATTGATTCGGCGCCCGAAGAAAAGGACCGCGGTATCACTATTTCCACTACTCACGTAGAGTACGAGTCAACTAACCGCCACTATGCGCACGTTGACTGTCCTGGTCACGCCGACTATGTTAAGAACATGATTACTGGTGCGGCGCAGATGGACGGTGCTATCTTAGTGGTTTCCGCTACTGATGGCCCTATGCCTCAGACTCGTGAGCACATCTTATTAGCTCGTCAGGTTGGTGTTCCTTATATCATTGTTTTCTTAAACAAGTGCGACATGGTTGAGGACAAAGAACTAATTGATTTAGTTGAAGAGGAAGTTCGCGACTTATTAAATAAGTATGAATTCCCAGGCGCTGAAACTCCAATCATCCGTGGTTCCGCTTTGAAAGCTTTAGAAAATCCTAGCGGTCCAGATTCTGAACCAGTGATGAAACTCATGGAAGCAATTGATTCCTATATTCCTACCCCAACTCGCGACACTGAACATCCTTTCTTAATGCCGATTGAAGATATCTTCTCCATTGAAGGTCGCGGTACCGTTGTTACTGGTCGTATTGAACGCGGTGTTATTAAAGTTGGTGATGAAGTTGAAATTGTTGGTTTAATGGACACCAAGAAAACTACCGTTACCGGAATCGAAATGTTTAACAAGTCTTTGGATCAAGGTGAAGCTGGTGATAATGCCGGTTTATTACTCCGCGGTACGAAGAAAGATGAGGTTGAGCGCGGTCAGGTTTTATGTAAAACCGGATCTATTACTCCTCACTCGGAATTTGAAGCGCAAGTCTTCGTCTTATCCAAAGAAGAAGGCGGACGCCACAAACCATTTTTTAACGGCTACAAGCCTCAATTCTACATCCGTACCACTGATGTTACTGGTGAAGTAGAATTACCGGCTGGCACCGATATGGTTATGCCTGGCGATACTGTTTCCTTTAAGGTAAAATTGATTTCTCCAGTTGCTCTTGAAGAGAAGCAGAAGTTTGCTATCCGCGAAGGTGGCCGCACTGTCGGCGCCGGCGTGGTGACCAAAATCATTAAATAA
- the rpsJ gene encoding 30S ribosomal protein S10 (Derived by automated computational analysis using gene prediction method: Protein Homology. GO_component: GO:0005840 - ribosome [Evidence IEA]; GO_function: GO:0003723 - RNA binding [Evidence IEA]; GO_function: GO:0003735 - structural constituent of ribosome [Evidence IEA]; GO_process: GO:0006412 - translation [Evidence IEA]): MSDNNKKEEFKQRIRIKIKAFDHKIVDQSTKTIVNTIERSDAHFFGPIPLPTEKRKYTVNRATFVHKDARDQYEMRIHKRIIDIVDPSAKTIEDLTSLNLPAGVDVEIKMQ; encoded by the coding sequence ATGTCTGACAACAACAAAAAGGAAGAATTCAAGCAAAGAATTCGTATCAAAATTAAGGCCTTCGATCACAAGATCGTTGACCAATCTACCAAAACAATCGTTAACACGATTGAACGTAGTGATGCCCACTTTTTTGGCCCGATCCCTTTGCCGACCGAAAAAAGAAAGTATACCGTTAACCGCGCCACCTTTGTTCACAAAGATGCCCGGGATCAATATGAAATGCGTATCCACAAACGTATTATTGATATTGTTGACCCCAGCGCCAAGACGATTGAAGATCTCACCAGCCTAAATCTGCCAGCCGGTGTTGACGTGGAAATTAAAATGCAGTAA
- a CDS encoding hypothetical protein (Derived by automated computational analysis using gene prediction method: GeneMarkS-2+.), with amino-acid sequence MFPEPLKKILALNQQTGDSLVIYNEGEPEKTQVIMSWEKYEKLVKGRLAEPEKEADSDLKKDLTSEELTDKINGDISTWKNQEKAPFLAEESKNNNPWAIPPQVKKGAEEIK; translated from the coding sequence ATGTTTCCCGAGCCCTTGAAAAAAATACTAGCTTTAAACCAGCAGACAGGGGATAGCCTCGTTATTTATAATGAGGGTGAGCCGGAAAAAACCCAGGTTATTATGAGCTGGGAAAAGTACGAAAAATTGGTTAAAGGGCGGCTAGCGGAGCCGGAAAAAGAGGCTGATTCAGATTTAAAAAAGGATTTGACAAGCGAGGAACTAACTGATAAAATAAATGGCGATATTTCCACTTGGAAAAATCAAGAGAAAGCTCCTTTTTTGGCCGAAGAAAGTAAAAATAACAATCCTTGGGCCATCCCGCCACAAGTAAAGAAAGGTGCTGAGGAAATAAAGTAA
- the rplC gene encoding 50S ribosomal protein L3 (Derived by automated computational analysis using gene prediction method: Protein Homology. GO_component: GO:0005840 - ribosome [Evidence IEA]; GO_function: GO:0003735 - structural constituent of ribosome [Evidence IEA]; GO_process: GO:0006412 - translation [Evidence IEA]), producing MKFILGTKKQMTQLWVNDKVVAVTPVLAGPCTVTQIKTESTDAYEAVQVSFGKRREKNINKPQRGHFKKADVLPKVAREFRASGADLKVGDIITVGTFAPGDAIDVSGTSKGKGFQGVVKRHGFAGGRKSHGNKDQLRMPGSVGSKGPARIFKGVRMAGQMGNEAVTVKNLTVVAIDEEQNLIYVKGAIPGAINSLVAIKGVGDLKVNLVKEEEVKEEAPVSEAEAVKEETPVEETPKEEAKVEEAPAEKAKEETPVTEEKTEEKVEAAEAPADAK from the coding sequence ATGAAATTTATCCTCGGAACCAAAAAACAAATGACTCAGTTATGGGTCAACGACAAGGTCGTAGCCGTTACCCCGGTGTTGGCTGGACCTTGCACCGTTACACAAATCAAAACCGAAAGCACTGACGCTTACGAAGCGGTTCAGGTATCTTTTGGTAAACGCCGGGAAAAGAATATTAATAAGCCGCAACGCGGCCACTTCAAAAAAGCTGATGTTTTACCGAAGGTCGCTCGTGAATTTAGAGCTTCTGGAGCGGATCTAAAAGTTGGTGATATTATTACCGTTGGTACTTTTGCCCCTGGCGATGCTATTGATGTCAGCGGCACCTCCAAAGGTAAAGGCTTTCAGGGTGTGGTTAAGCGTCATGGTTTTGCCGGTGGCCGAAAATCCCACGGCAACAAAGATCAATTACGCATGCCCGGTTCGGTTGGTTCAAAAGGACCAGCGCGCATTTTTAAAGGTGTTCGCATGGCGGGCCAAATGGGCAACGAAGCGGTCACCGTTAAAAATCTCACCGTCGTGGCCATTGATGAAGAACAGAATTTAATTTATGTTAAAGGCGCGATTCCGGGAGCAATTAATTCTTTAGTGGCGATTAAAGGTGTTGGCGATTTAAAAGTTAATTTAGTTAAAGAAGAGGAAGTAAAAGAAGAAGCCCCAGTTTCTGAAGCCGAAGCAGTAAAAGAGGAGACTCCAGTAGAAGAAACTCCTAAAGAAGAGGCTAAAGTAGAGGAGGCTCCGGCAGAGAAAGCTAAAGAAGAAACTCCAGTCACCGAAGAGAAGACTGAAGAAAAAGTTGAGGCCGCCGAGGCTCCAGCTGACGCTAAATAA